A window from Salminus brasiliensis chromosome 7, fSalBra1.hap2, whole genome shotgun sequence encodes these proteins:
- the LOC140560339 gene encoding uncharacterized protein isoform X1 has product MHKLNKCLSNSSLVTSAEHNFYFNILTFIHLKSSTGTYCMLWVSATCSSDLKKTMFHHFLIHAAFQSSRWLPRDQRMKFQIVLFVFVVLCLTPQFYILTRPKSTRYCEKPLLNNLIAVIVFSFMATGLVVTLTLTDPVPKSIKAAYHTFGVLSFTHGLCTIILTYSASQCANTTPELYLFSLVYSWACILSTVFFLIRGCLWMIHKMCPNWFSDTCLSAAA; this is encoded by the exons ATGCACAAGCTAAACAAATGCTTATCAAATTCAAGCCTAGTAACATCAGCTGAACACAACTTCTACTTCAACATCCTaacttttattcatttaaaaagttCAACTGGAACCTACTGCATGCTCTGGGTCTCCGCCACCTGCTCGAGTGACCTCAAGAAGACAATGTTTCATCACTTCTTGATTCATGCTGCTTTTCAGTCCAGCAGATGGCTTCCACGAGACCAAAGAATGAAGTT TCAGATTGTTCTTTTCGTCTTTGTGGTGCTCTGCCTGACACCacagttttacattttgacGAG GCCCAAGTCCACCCGCTACTGCGAAAAACCACTCCTAAACAATCTCATAGCAGTCATTGTGTTCTCCTTCATGGCTACAG GCTTAGTGGTGACGCTTACTCTCACTGACCCAGTGCCCAAGAGTATCAAGGCAGCTTACCACACATTTGGTGTACTCTCATTCACCCATGGCCTTTGTACCATCATTCTGACCTACAGCGCTTCCCAGTGT GCAAATACCACACCAGAGCTGTATCTCTTTTCACTGGTATATTCGTGGGCCTGCATCCTCTCTACAG TGTTTTTCCTGATAAGAGGATGCCTTTGGATGATTCACAAGATGTGTCCGAACTGGTTCAGCGATACGTGCCTCTCAGCTGCTGCTTGA
- the LOC140560339 gene encoding uncharacterized protein isoform X2, with protein MLWVSATCSSDLKKTMFHHFLIHAAFQSSRWLPRDQRMKFQIVLFVFVVLCLTPQFYILTRPKSTRYCEKPLLNNLIAVIVFSFMATGLVVTLTLTDPVPKSIKAAYHTFGVLSFTHGLCTIILTYSASQCANTTPELYLFSLVYSWACILSTVFFLIRGCLWMIHKMCPNWFSDTCLSAAA; from the exons ATGCTCTGGGTCTCCGCCACCTGCTCGAGTGACCTCAAGAAGACAATGTTTCATCACTTCTTGATTCATGCTGCTTTTCAGTCCAGCAGATGGCTTCCACGAGACCAAAGAATGAAGTT TCAGATTGTTCTTTTCGTCTTTGTGGTGCTCTGCCTGACACCacagttttacattttgacGAG GCCCAAGTCCACCCGCTACTGCGAAAAACCACTCCTAAACAATCTCATAGCAGTCATTGTGTTCTCCTTCATGGCTACAG GCTTAGTGGTGACGCTTACTCTCACTGACCCAGTGCCCAAGAGTATCAAGGCAGCTTACCACACATTTGGTGTACTCTCATTCACCCATGGCCTTTGTACCATCATTCTGACCTACAGCGCTTCCCAGTGT GCAAATACCACACCAGAGCTGTATCTCTTTTCACTGGTATATTCGTGGGCCTGCATCCTCTCTACAG TGTTTTTCCTGATAAGAGGATGCCTTTGGATGATTCACAAGATGTGTCCGAACTGGTTCAGCGATACGTGCCTCTCAGCTGCTGCTTGA
- the h6pd gene encoding GDH/6PGL endoplasmic bifunctional protein, translated as MWRITWLLILATTYWQRGHTKGDESPQSPGHVSVVIVGGTGDLAKKYLWQGFFHLYATQVGKGYTFSFYGGGLSPTDKGTPLLFEILKELKCPSELTAERCALVKEQFLRLSQYLQLKTAEDYEKLSQHIQQQLKQEDMVEAGRLFYLSIPAFAYADVAAKINSTCRPPAGAWFRVVLEKPFGHDFESAHLLATQLAGFLKEEEMYRIDHYLGKEVVAQILAFRKKNNNLLEPIWNRHHIERIEIVLKETLDCKGRIQFYDQYGVIRDVLQNHLTEVLTLLLMSIPANISSSEEVLKNKLKVFSSLGHLERNSVVIGQYQKYTEEVQEELNKTKDYFSRTPTFAGVAIFADNPQYDGIPIFMTSGKMLDERVGYARILFKNDIFCIQDSSNVNCKPKQIVFYLGHGGLDYPAILVSKNVFKPSLVNSAWKEVTEHKDISVLGLPLSDYYIQTPAVPREAYYVLINKVFHGRKDSFISADNLLASWAFWTPLLESLVQAFPRPYPGGTANGDLLNFQLRGREVAYVNEAVVNVIQQGQDENFQVMQGKFRGAEMVSAWAKELVERLASDLQSAAEEAVQNEGQFHLALSGGSSPIALFLQLALHHYTFPWHHTHVWLADERCVPPTDAGSNFRTIHDQLLQHVRIPYFNIHPMPVQLNQRLCVEEDGGALLYEKEINQLVNASSFHYVLLGVGQDGHTASLFQDGKLDETGERLVTLTESPVKPHQRMSLTFTAINKARKVGVLVMGKRKHELVTQLSRIKGESAKYPITRVHPTEGGLMWYIDYDALLG; from the exons ATGTGGAGGATAACATGGTTGCTGATACTGGCCACCACGTATTGGCAGAGAGGCCACACCAAAGGGGATGAGAGTCCCCAGAGCCCTGGACATGTGTCGGTGGTTATTGTTGGTGGCACTGGTGACCTGGCCAAAAAGTACCTTTggcaaggatttttccatctgtatGCCACTCAGGTAGGCAAGGGCTATACCTTCTCTTTCTACGGAGGAGGTCTTTCTCCAACTGACAAGGGAACGCCACTGCTCTTTGAAATCCTGAAGGAGCTGAAGTGCCCATCAGAGCTCACCGCTGAGCGCTGTGCGCTGGTTAAAGAGCAGTTCTTGCGACTTTCGCAGTACCTCCAACTCAAGACTGCGGAGGATTATGAAAAGCTCAGTCAGCACATACAGCAGCAGTTGAAGCAGGAGGATATGGTAGAGGCCGGTAGGCTCTTTTACTTGTCTATCCCGGCCTTCGCCTATGCTGACGTCGCGGCAAAGATCAACAGCACCTGCCGGCCCCCAGCTGGAGCGTGGTTTAGGGTTGTGCTGGAAAAGCCATTTGGCCACGATTTTGAAAGTGCCCATCTTCTCGCAACACAGCTAGCTGGTTTTCTAAAAGAGGAGGAGATGTACAGGATTGACCACTACCTGGGGAAAGAG gtTGTCGCCCAGATTTTGGCCTTtagaaaaaagaataataatctTCTAGAGCCGATTTGGAACAGACACCACATTGAGAGGATAGAGATTGTGTTGAAGGAAACTCTGGactgtaaag GCCGCATTCAGTTCTATGACCAGTATGGGGTTATCCGAGATGTTCTCCAGAATCATCTTACAGAAGTCCTTACCCTTTTATTGATGAGCATACCTGCTAACATCTCCAGCAGTGAAGAGGTCCTAAAGAACAAGTTAAAAGTGTTCAGTTCTCTTGGACATCTTGAAAGGAACAGTGTGGTTATAGGTCAGTACCAGAAATACACAGAAGAGGTTCAGGAGGAACTTAACAAAACCAAGGACTATTTTAGTCGAACCCCCACTTTTGCTG GTGTAGCCATTTTTGCTGACAATCCTCAGTACGATGGCATTCCCATATTTATGACCTCAGGTAAGATGCTTGACGAACGAGTTGGGTATGCTCGGATCCTTTTTAAAAACGACATATTTTGCATTCAAGACTCCAGCAATGTCAACTGCAAGCCCAAGCAAATTGTCTTCTACCTGGGTCATGGAGGCCTGGACTACCCAGCAATTCTAGTCagtaaaaatgtgtttaagcCTTCTCTGGTGAACAGTGCTTGGAAAGAAGTTACTGAGCATAAAGATATCAGTGTACTGGGGTTACCACTCTCAGACTATTATATCCAGACCCCGGCTGTGCCCAGAGAGGCTTATTACGTGCTAATTAATAAAGTCTTCCATGGACGCAAGGACAGCTTTATCAGTGCTGACAACCTCTTGGCCTCCTGggctttctggacaccactatTGGAAAGCCTGGTTCAGGCCTTCCCTCGGCCATACCCTGGTGGTACCGCCAACGGTGACCTGTTGAACTTCCAGCTGCGGGGTCGGGAGGTTGCTTATGTCAACGAGGCGGTGGTTAATGTGATCCAGCAAGGCCAAGACGAGAACTTTCAGGTCATGCAAGGGAAGTTCCGTGGTGCTGAAATGGTGTCAGCCTGGGCAAAGGAACTGGTGGAGCGTTTGGCCTCTGACCTGCAAAGCGCAGCAGAAGAGGCCGTTCAGAATGAAGGTCAGTTCCATCTGGCATTGTCTGGTGGCTCTAGTCCCATTGCACTGTTTCTACAGCTGGCTCTGCACCACTACACCTTTCCATGGCACCACACTCATGTGTGGCTAGCTGATGAGCGTTGCGTACCGCCCACTGATGCAGGATCCAACTTCCGCACTATTCACGACCAGCTGCTTCAGCATGTTCGCATTCCATACTTCAACATTCATCCTATGCCAGTGCAGCTTAACCAGCGCTTATGTGTTGAGGAGGATGGAGGAGCTCTCCTCTATGAGAAGGAGATCAACCAACTAGTCAACGCCTCCAGCTTCCACTATGTACTGCTTGGTGTAGGTCAGGACGGCCATACTGCCTCACTGTTCCAGGATGGCAAGCTGGACGAGACTGGGGAAAGACTGGTAACACTCACCGAAAGTCCAGTCAAACCCCACCAACGGATGAGCCTTACATTCACTGCCATTAACAAAGCTCGTAAGGTAGGGGTTTTAGTGATGGGGAAGAGAAAGCACGAGCTCGTCACACAGTTGAGCCGAATTAAAGGCGAATCAGCCAAGTATCCAATCACAAGAGTACATCCAACAGAGGGCGGTCTAATGTGGTATATAGACTATGATGCACTTTTAGGGTAA